The following are from one region of the Sulfurimicrobium lacus genome:
- a CDS encoding bacteriohemerythrin: MKDLVWGKILSVGVDEIDEDHRKLLDIFNILNHSVKEGESPEYLVATLEELINCTVWHFSHEERLMLKYQYPEIAEHKTEHQELIQSAKELQQKVLQSDKTVADKHIEFLEHWLTEHILTTDGRLGSFLSEVM; the protein is encoded by the coding sequence ATGAAAGATCTAGTTTGGGGCAAGATACTAAGTGTCGGGGTCGACGAAATCGATGAAGATCACCGTAAGCTGTTAGATATTTTCAATATTCTCAATCATTCCGTAAAAGAAGGGGAATCCCCGGAATATCTTGTGGCGACACTGGAAGAGTTGATCAATTGCACGGTCTGGCATTTCAGCCACGAGGAGCGGCTGATGCTGAAGTATCAGTATCCGGAAATTGCGGAACACAAAACGGAGCACCAGGAATTAATCCAGAGCGCCAAGGAACTGCAGCAGAAGGTCCTTCAGTCGGACAAGACCGTGGCCGATAAACATATCGAATTTTTGGAACACTGGCTAACCGAGCATATCCTCACCACCGATGGGCGATTGGGTTCTTTTCTTTCTGAAGTGATGTAG
- a CDS encoding transporter, whose translation MRKHLLPLAITMLATNAYASCGSAFCSVNTSWDTQGLSNEGGLLVDLRYSYARADTLRAGSSKITPEAPSGSDAEIEDQRTINQVLNLNAEYTINPRWNIALSVPLVIRDHTHTFDSSISGPFTQQATFSQVGDIRVVGKYKFDLGGMHSGSGIRFGLKLPTGAINKTMTPPDPADPATPYALERSAQPGSGSTDAILGAYYFHNLPGADWGWFVSGQIQSAIDTRDNYRPGNELSFDLGTHYAIAPGLNALLQLNVQHRERDSGTNANPASGGYSINLSPGASYALTRQTQLYGLVQVALKQYANTDPADPLSGQLTAPWSLAIGISHRY comes from the coding sequence TTGAGAAAACACCTGTTGCCCCTGGCGATCACCATGCTCGCCACGAACGCCTACGCCTCCTGCGGCTCGGCCTTCTGCTCCGTCAATACCAGCTGGGATACGCAGGGGCTTTCCAATGAAGGGGGACTGTTGGTCGACTTGCGCTATTCCTACGCCAGGGCGGACACCCTTCGCGCGGGCTCATCCAAAATCACCCCGGAGGCGCCGAGCGGCAGCGACGCGGAGATAGAGGACCAGCGCACGATCAACCAGGTGCTCAATCTCAATGCCGAGTACACGATCAACCCGCGCTGGAACATCGCGCTTAGTGTGCCGCTGGTGATACGCGACCATACGCACACTTTCGATTCGTCGATCAGCGGCCCATTCACGCAGCAAGCAACATTCAGCCAAGTGGGTGACATCCGGGTGGTCGGAAAATACAAGTTCGACCTCGGCGGCATGCATTCCGGCAGCGGCATTCGCTTCGGGCTCAAGTTGCCGACCGGGGCCATCAACAAAACCATGACGCCGCCCGATCCGGCCGATCCCGCAACCCCTTACGCGCTGGAGCGTTCTGCCCAGCCGGGGAGCGGCAGTACCGACGCCATTCTGGGCGCCTATTATTTCCACAATCTGCCGGGCGCCGACTGGGGCTGGTTCGTCAGCGGGCAGATACAATCCGCAATCGACACCCGAGACAATTACCGACCGGGAAACGAACTGAGCTTCGACCTCGGAACACACTACGCGATAGCGCCCGGCCTCAACGCCCTGCTGCAACTGAACGTACAGCACCGCGAGCGGGACAGCGGGACCAATGCAAATCCGGCCTCGGGCGGGTATTCGATCAATTTGAGCCCCGGCGCCAGCTATGCGCTAACCCGGCAAACGCAACTCTACGGCCTCGTTCAGGTGGCCCTGAAACAATACGCGAACACGGATCCCGCCGACCCCCTGTCGGGACAACTGACTGCCCCATGGTCGCTCGCCATAGGAATCAGCCACCGGTATTGA
- a CDS encoding ATP-binding protein, translating to MDPINNPFSPGAGAPPPDMVGRDPLLEQARILLGRVKQKRPEKSLLLTGLRGVGKTVLLNEIERMAKGAGYQTILLEAHEDKPLGELIYPALRSLLYELDRVAGAGNKVKRGLAVLRSFIGSIKLTMGDVAVGLDIEPAKGTADSGDLEIDLPNLFVAIAEAAEERQTAVAILVDEIQYLNQKELGALIMAMHKMQQKQLPLVLLAAGLPILPGMAGESKSYAERLFNFPDIGALSETDAAKALRDPARDVDVEFHDDALKEVFRLTHGYPYFLQEWGYQAWNMAAASPITLQTVKDATPEVIRRLDKNFFRVRFDRLPPGEKNFLRAMAHLGAGSHRTGDIAAALGMSVKGIGPVRSKLIKKGMIYSPAHGDMAFTVPLFDEFMVRAIPQFPHD from the coding sequence ATGGACCCGATCAACAATCCCTTTTCTCCCGGTGCGGGTGCTCCGCCTCCCGATATGGTCGGGCGCGACCCGCTACTCGAACAGGCGCGCATCCTTCTCGGTCGCGTGAAGCAAAAACGCCCTGAAAAGAGCCTCCTGCTTACAGGGTTGCGCGGGGTGGGCAAAACCGTGCTGCTAAACGAAATCGAGCGGATGGCTAAGGGCGCCGGCTATCAAACGATCCTGCTGGAAGCGCACGAGGATAAGCCGCTGGGCGAACTCATCTATCCGGCGCTACGCAGCCTGCTTTACGAACTTGACCGGGTAGCAGGGGCGGGCAACAAGGTGAAACGCGGGCTGGCAGTTCTACGCAGCTTTATTGGCAGCATCAAGTTAACAATGGGTGATGTGGCGGTAGGGCTGGACATTGAGCCTGCCAAAGGCACAGCCGACAGCGGTGACCTAGAAATCGACCTGCCAAACCTCTTCGTAGCAATCGCCGAAGCGGCGGAAGAGCGTCAGACTGCCGTTGCCATTTTGGTGGACGAAATCCAGTACCTGAACCAAAAGGAGCTGGGCGCCCTCATCATGGCAATGCACAAGATGCAGCAAAAACAATTGCCCTTGGTGTTGCTCGCCGCCGGTTTGCCGATTCTCCCTGGTATGGCCGGAGAGTCGAAGTCGTATGCCGAGCGGCTGTTCAATTTTCCGGACATCGGAGCCTTGTCGGAAACGGATGCTGCAAAGGCATTGCGCGACCCCGCCCGCGACGTGGACGTCGAGTTTCACGATGATGCGTTAAAGGAAGTGTTTCGCCTGACGCATGGCTATCCCTACTTTCTTCAGGAATGGGGATATCAGGCATGGAATATGGCGGCAGCGAGCCCCATTACCTTGCAGACCGTGAAGGATGCAACGCCGGAGGTAATTCGTCGGCTGGACAAGAATTTCTTCCGTGTACGCTTTGACCGGCTGCCCCCTGGAGAAAAAAATTTCCTTCGTGCGATGGCACACCTCGGCGCCGGCAGTCACCGTACAGGCGATATCGCCGCTGCACTGGGGATGTCCGTGAAAGGCATCGGCCCGGTACGTTCAAAGCTCATAAAAAAGGGAATGATTTACAGCCCGGCGCATGGCGACATGGCCTTTACCGTACCGCTATTTGATGAATTCATGGTTCGCGCTATTCCTCAATTCCCACACGACTGA
- a CDS encoding N-acyl homoserine lactonase family protein, which yields MSQVLRLRPLLTATHRYDKSLSTRGRGQGQIIEAPILAYLIETTNGRILYDVGCDYAKIADPLARARHYDPQSFAFGPPEMQEEQRLPHHLARLGLVPADVDVVFVGHLHFDHAGGLCDVCGTEVHVQHDEMEAAKTGADAAYFADDFSGAYPWKIQHGEYDLLPGVRAVASPGHTAGHMSLWIELPKGPPVILCGDAADLSENIEQEIAPGLCWQERDDLALASIRKLKKLAREEQAQLWPNHDIQFFRTLRQFPEFHE from the coding sequence ATGAGCCAGGTACTGCGCCTGCGGCCGCTGCTGACCGCCACCCACCGTTACGACAAGTCCCTGTCCACGCGCGGCCGCGGCCAGGGGCAGATCATCGAGGCGCCCATCCTCGCCTACCTGATCGAGACGACCAACGGCCGCATCCTTTACGACGTGGGCTGCGACTACGCCAAGATTGCGGACCCGCTCGCCCGCGCACGCCACTACGACCCGCAAAGCTTCGCCTTCGGCCCGCCAGAGATGCAGGAGGAACAACGCCTGCCGCACCACCTGGCGCGTCTCGGCTTGGTGCCGGCCGACGTGGACGTGGTGTTCGTCGGCCACCTCCATTTCGACCACGCCGGCGGCCTGTGCGACGTGTGCGGCACGGAAGTGCACGTGCAGCACGACGAAATGGAAGCCGCGAAAACCGGTGCCGATGCGGCCTATTTCGCCGACGATTTCAGCGGCGCCTACCCGTGGAAGATCCAGCACGGCGAATACGACCTGCTGCCCGGCGTGCGCGCCGTCGCCTCGCCGGGCCATACCGCCGGCCACATGTCGCTGTGGATCGAGCTGCCCAAGGGGCCGCCGGTGATCCTGTGCGGCGACGCCGCCGACCTGAGCGAAAACATCGAGCAGGAAATCGCCCCCGGCCTGTGCTGGCAGGAGCGCGACGACCTGGCGCTGGCCAGCATCCGCAAGCTGAAAAAGCTGGCGCGGGAGGAACAGGCGCAGCTCTGGCCCAACCACGACATCCAGTTCTTCCGCACCCTGCGGCAGTTCCCCGAGTTCCACGAATGA
- a CDS encoding DMT family transporter, which produces MNTYTAAARPPLRHSLAVTTLLGGAVVWGLFWWPLKTLAAAGIQGSFIQVIAFGLPALVLAPLAWRNRDEWQGRLGLLAGIALLGGWANASFATALTYGSVVRVMLLFYLAPVWTVLAARLFLGEPITRLRLAALGLAMSGLFATLGGPEIFTAALSGTDLLALSSGLAFALNNVVVRAGHGLPEAVRSTAVFAGCALFAAGFMAWQSAPLPELSGAQAAALAALALLWVLPGTLATFYGVARLQAGKAAILLLAELVVGVFSAMLIGGEILSLQEALGGSLILAAAVIEARTESPGGEETA; this is translated from the coding sequence ATGAATACGTATACCGCTGCAGCCCGGCCCCCGCTCCGCCACAGCCTCGCCGTCACCACGCTGCTGGGCGGCGCGGTGGTGTGGGGGCTGTTCTGGTGGCCGCTCAAGACGCTTGCTGCGGCAGGCATCCAGGGCAGTTTCATCCAGGTCATTGCCTTTGGCCTGCCGGCGCTGGTCCTCGCCCCGCTGGCCTGGCGCAACCGGGACGAGTGGCAGGGACGCCTCGGCCTGCTGGCCGGCATCGCCCTGCTGGGCGGCTGGGCCAACGCCTCCTTCGCCACGGCGCTGACCTACGGCAGCGTGGTGCGGGTCATGTTGCTGTTCTATCTCGCCCCGGTGTGGACCGTTCTGGCCGCGCGACTGTTTCTCGGCGAACCGATCACCCGGCTGCGCCTGGCCGCGCTGGGCCTGGCCATGAGCGGACTGTTCGCCACGCTGGGCGGGCCGGAGATATTCACCGCGGCACTGTCCGGCACCGACCTGCTGGCCCTGTCCTCGGGCCTCGCCTTCGCCCTCAACAACGTGGTGGTCCGCGCGGGTCACGGCCTGCCCGAAGCCGTCCGCTCGACGGCGGTGTTCGCCGGCTGCGCGCTGTTTGCCGCCGGGTTCATGGCCTGGCAGAGCGCGCCCCTGCCCGAGCTGAGCGGCGCCCAGGCGGCGGCGCTGGCCGCCCTGGCCTTGCTGTGGGTGCTGCCCGGCACGCTCGCCACGTTTTACGGCGTGGCCCGCCTCCAAGCCGGCAAGGCAGCCATCCTGCTGCTGGCCGAACTGGTGGTGGGGGTGTTTTCCGCCATGCTGATCGGCGGCGAAATCCTGTCCTTGCAGGAAGCCCTCGGCGGCAGCCTGATTCTCGCCGCGGCGGTCATCGAGGCGCGCACCGAATCACCGGGCGGAGAGGAAACCGCATGA
- a CDS encoding fatty acid desaturase has protein sequence MLVRLFRHADGVLPNSAAIAYTLAGYLGGIALLGFAALPGKIVGTLLLAHALILAGYLFHEFAHHAIFQSAAANTRWGTLMTWINGSCYARFADLRRKHVRHHVDRADVISFDFKHFLWRSPVWFRNLVLALEWAYIPAVELIMHAYVMALPFIASEKRPQRARVSAVIALRVTGFALLGWASPIGLLGYALAYMIMLQVLRFADAYQHTYDAFALLEGGDIPADKVRDHAYEQRNTYSNLVSEGHPLLNLLLLNFSYHNAHHERPIEPWYRLPRLHRELFPAAFVQVLPMRKLLAAYHRYRVRRILSDDYGEVPETPFGRLDASGFYGAVGVSFLTAV, from the coding sequence ATGCTGGTTAGACTTTTCCGCCATGCCGACGGCGTGTTGCCGAATAGCGCCGCCATTGCCTACACGCTTGCGGGCTATCTTGGCGGCATCGCGCTGCTGGGGTTTGCCGCGCTTCCGGGCAAGATCGTCGGAACGCTGTTGCTGGCCCACGCCCTGATTCTGGCTGGCTACCTGTTCCACGAATTCGCGCACCACGCCATTTTCCAGTCCGCCGCCGCAAACACCCGCTGGGGCACGCTGATGACCTGGATCAACGGCTCGTGCTATGCCCGCTTCGCCGATCTGCGGCGCAAGCACGTGCGCCACCACGTCGACCGTGCCGATGTCATCAGCTTCGATTTCAAACATTTTCTATGGCGCTCGCCGGTCTGGTTCCGCAATCTGGTGCTGGCGCTGGAATGGGCCTACATACCGGCGGTGGAACTGATCATGCACGCCTATGTGATGGCGCTGCCCTTCATCGCCAGCGAAAAACGCCCGCAGCGGGCGCGCGTCTCGGCCGTCATCGCGCTGCGTGTAACGGGCTTCGCCCTGCTCGGCTGGGCTTCGCCAATCGGCCTGCTCGGCTATGCGCTTGCCTACATGATCATGCTGCAGGTGCTGCGTTTCGCCGACGCTTACCAGCACACCTATGACGCCTTTGCCCTGCTTGAGGGCGGCGACATCCCTGCCGACAAAGTGCGCGACCACGCCTACGAGCAGCGCAACACCTACTCCAATCTGGTGTCGGAGGGGCATCCGCTGCTGAATCTGCTGCTGCTCAATTTTTCCTATCACAACGCCCATCACGAGCGCCCGATCGAACCCTGGTATCGCCTGCCGCGCCTGCACCGGGAACTGTTTCCCGCCGCCTTTGTGCAGGTGCTGCCGATGCGCAAACTGCTGGCCGCCTACCACCGCTATCGCGTCAGACGCATACTTTCGGACGATTATGGCGAAGTTCCAGAGACGCCCTTCGGACGGCTCGACGCCAGCGGATTCTATGGCGCAGTCGGCGTTTCCTTCCTGACGGCGGTTTAA
- a CDS encoding ABC transporter substrate-binding protein, producing MHFTLKSLNTFIATGSLLLAASLTPLAAQAATSVKIGTTMWVGYGPFFVAEAKDFYKKHDLKVSLQVFTDPALIPTAMAGGSVDGALLTYDQVIGTVAKGMAHRVVMPVDYSAGGDAIAATSDVTKVSDFKGKKIGFNPLSPSDFLLSYALQKNGLAEKDIQVVPMTPEDVPAAMASGGIKIGVTYEPSLSQVLSQGGGKKFHVVFSSKDAPGLIADVLVFDQKYIKAHPKEIKGIIEAYVEALAYMKSHADESAAIIGKTMGVSAKEAKAQLTGVYNIPLKEMPKAFVKSPETTSYFTSGDVIGKLLKSKGQIKAIPATEATIDDQFVKALAK from the coding sequence ATGCACTTCACCCTCAAATCCCTGAATACCTTCATCGCAACAGGTTCCCTGCTGCTTGCCGCCAGCTTGACGCCGCTCGCCGCCCAGGCAGCCACGTCCGTCAAGATCGGCACCACCATGTGGGTGGGCTACGGGCCGTTCTTCGTGGCCGAAGCCAAGGATTTCTACAAGAAACACGACCTCAAGGTTTCGCTGCAGGTGTTCACCGACCCGGCGCTGATCCCGACGGCGATGGCCGGCGGATCGGTCGACGGCGCCCTGCTGACCTACGACCAGGTGATCGGCACGGTGGCCAAGGGCATGGCGCACAGGGTGGTGATGCCGGTGGACTACTCCGCCGGCGGCGACGCCATTGCCGCCACCAGCGACGTGACCAAAGTCAGCGACTTCAAGGGCAAGAAAATCGGCTTCAATCCGCTTTCTCCCTCCGATTTCCTGCTGTCCTACGCGCTGCAGAAAAACGGCCTGGCGGAGAAAGACATCCAGGTCGTGCCGATGACGCCGGAAGACGTGCCCGCCGCCATGGCCTCGGGCGGCATCAAAATCGGCGTGACCTACGAGCCGAGCCTGTCGCAGGTGCTGAGCCAGGGCGGCGGCAAGAAATTCCACGTGGTGTTCTCGTCCAAGGACGCGCCCGGCCTGATCGCCGACGTGCTGGTGTTCGACCAGAAATACATCAAGGCGCATCCCAAGGAGATCAAAGGCATCATCGAGGCCTACGTGGAAGCCCTGGCGTACATGAAGAGCCACGCCGACGAGTCCGCCGCCATCATCGGCAAGACCATGGGCGTGTCGGCCAAGGAAGCCAAAGCGCAACTGACCGGGGTCTACAACATCCCCCTCAAGGAAATGCCCAAGGCTTTCGTGAAATCCCCTGAAACCACCTCCTACTTCACCAGCGGCGACGTGATCGGCAAGCTGCTCAAGAGCAAGGGCCAGATCAAGGCCATCCCGGCAACCGAAGCCACCATCGACGACCAGTTCGTCAAGGCGCTGGCCAAGTAA